One genomic window of Daphnia pulex isolate KAP4 chromosome 10, ASM2113471v1 includes the following:
- the LOC124206154 gene encoding uncharacterized protein LOC124206154, with translation MKFFNMRNGAAVSVWLLFFQVSIKFSESSSSRLVGINSKSRSSRKPVNIQRVTRNEEMLTRQNNQRTDHGKDVVTNTKDTNESSIATIDDFSETKVESFNATALPTIEEEISPINLAALNKVEQLAFPLDADISSLPISDPIGTSSFLNILDESESNSDTENSTHQLEDSLIDPKMIESEPFLTILVNSPPQVVTEPSKPDSSPASPSGSVNVPLSYLHLRVPIPPSASAIAIAPLTLLPYKPVSPIPPSLVEAPENVEISSSAAKSMTHSSTSPEKISKSTNLTVLPLNTSTSVKIDLKSNSGQQVLTHNSDKHQNVYQILPPLLGVIYRVAPQTWIAPPSLDQEFQFDQSNKFNLATSYGIPHAGHSLYGNNHRQKFGSPPTLRALGFPPISSTRDNLRHEVNWARVGQTFRSTNFD, from the exons ATGAAGTTTTTTAAC ATGAGAAATGGTGCAGCAGTTTCTGTTTGgctgcttttttttcaagtgtcgATAAAATTCTCCGAATCGAGCTCTTCTCGTTTAGTTGGAATTAACAGTAAAAGTCGTTCATCACGAAAACCTGTCAACATTCAACGCGTGACTCGCAACGAAGAAATGCTAACGAGACAAAATAATCAACGAACAGATCATGGAAAAGATGTCGTCACGAATACTAAAGATACTAACGAATCTTCCATAGCAACAATTGATGACTTTTCGGAAACAAAAGTCGAGTCTTTTAATGCCACTGCGCTACCTACAATCGAAGAAGAGATAAGTCCAATTAACCTAGCAGCGCTCAACAAAGTCGAGCAGCTGGCATTTCCTTTGGATGCTGACATATCTAGCTTACCTATTTCGGATCCTATTGGAACTTCATCTTTCCTCAACATCCTGGATGAATCTGAATCCAACTCGGACACAGAAAACTCAACTCACCAGCTAGAAGATTCTCTTATTGATCCTAAGATGATAGAATCGGAGCCGTTTCTCACCATTCTGGTAAACTCCCCGCCTCAAGTAGTGACAGAGCCATCGAAACCCGATTCCTCGCCCGCTTCGCCTTCCGGTTCAGTAAATGTTCCGCTTTCCTATCTACATTTGCGTGTTCCAATACCTCCATCAGCCTCAGCAATTGCCATCGCACCCCTAACCTTATTACCGTATAAACCGGTGAGCCCGATCCCGCCCTCTTTAGTAGAAGCCCCAGAAAATGTCGAGATAAGTTCTTCAGCAGCTAAATCTATGACTCATTCATCGACTTCACCCGAAAAAATATCCAAGTCTACGAATCTTACAGTTTTGCCGTTAAACACCTCTACTTCAGTGAAAATAGATTTGAAATCGAATTCTGGTCAGCAGGTATTAACGCATAACTCTGATAAACATCAGAATGTTTACCAGATATTACCGCCACTGTTAGGAGTAATATACCGTGTCGCACCCCAAACTTGGATTGCGCCTCCTTCTCTCGATCAGGAGTTTCAGTTCGATCAATCTAATAAATTTAACCTAGCTACCTCGTACGGTATTCCTCATGCCGGGCATTCGTTATATGGAAACAACCATCGCCAAAAGTTCGGATCGCCTCCAACACTAAGGGCCTTAGGATTCCCTCCAATATCCAGCACTCGCGATAATCTGCGTCATGAAGTCAACTGGGCCAGAGTCGGTCAAACTTTTCGGTCGACAAATTTTGATTag